TAACTCGAGTAACAATTCTCAGAGCAATCAGCACCTTACGCAGTCATTGACCAGATTAACTATTTCTTGCGCAGTTCCAGGCTTAAGCGCATAAGAGGAATAGTAACGGTGTCTAAAACATATGAAGATAAATTCAAGTTACGCTCTCACTTGCCTTCTACTGTCAAAAGATAGCCTgtttgaaacattattgttgATTGGGACGCCGTGATTGAGTGATAACACTTTAGACACGATATTTAAATCTTCAGGACTTCTGGCATTCAGACCAGTTTGAAACAGCAGTTGTTTCAGTTCAATGTCATTCGGGTTAAATTGATTTTGCCTGGTAAGTGGCACAAAGCGGTTATTAGGAGCAAAGTTGAACGAGTTGAATCTATTAAATTGCTGCTGCTGTTGAAAGTTATTAAAACCAAAATTGCCTACACCGCTTTCTTGTCGAAATACTCGATTTCCTTTTTGTCTAAATTGGTCATcaggtctgatttgattgaaaTTGTGGCCTTGCTGGAAATTAGGCTGTAAAAAGTTGGTTATTCCAATTGGGACATGATTTTCCTGCAGTGGAAACTGTTCAGGTTGATTGTTACGTAAATGTAAGAGGAAATCGACAGCTTCTCTGTTCGGCAACTGCTGCTGGACATTGACGTTGTTCACCTGTTCTAACGGCACGCTGGCTTGGATCGACACTTGAGAACTCTGTGGTCGGAGACCCTGGTTTTGATTGAAGAACTGGTTGGGTGGATTAGGTTGAGGCAATCCTTGGAAGTTAATCCCAGGGTTGACAGCTTGAATGCGTTGCTGTTCAAGTACAATTTGCTGCTGACTTTGTGCCTGTTGCAATTGCTGCTTTTGCTTGAAAAGGAACTGCTGCTTTCTCAGCGCTTCCTCCTGTTGTCTTTGTTGGATTTGTAACTGACGCAACTGTTCTTCGAGGATTCGCTGTTTTTCTTCAAGTTGCTTTTGTAATGCCAATTGTTGgtttatgaaaaagtttggatttatttggtTGGAGGTCGGCTGCGGAACAATTTGCGGCGCCGGGATACCCGTTGTGAGTGTGGTGCTCGATAGGGGCGTTACGTTGTTACCGATATTTTGTTGTTGGAAAATAGGTACAACTTTTTTAGGTAATCCTTGAGCATCTTGATGAACTGTAAAGGCCGCAACTAAGGGTGCTTGGAAAACTTGGACGTCCCGTTTGTCGACATCTTCAATGTTCTCTCCATCCTGGTTGTGCGTGGGTTTGGGCGTGGTGGTAGTCGTTGTCGTTGTTGTCGTCGTCGTTGTCGTTGTTGGGGTCGTGGGTTTAGAGTTTAATGTGCTGGCACTAGTAATTGTATTATCTGATGTCGACGTTTCTTGTACACTTCTAACGTGTTGCAAGCTTAAGCCTGATTCTCTTGTTTGGAATATTTCATTTTGTGGCGATTGGGTCGGTAGTGTAGCGGTCACTTGATTTTCGACGTTTCCTGCGGTCGTGCTTAAAATTGAAAAGTTGTTGTCTATAAATGTAGGTGATACATTTGTGCTATTTGCAAACGCCGATTGTCCGTTGACTATGAAggaatgtatttgtatattttctgGATTTTGAGTAGGTGAATTTTCCGTAGCGTCTCCAGTTTGTAATAATTCCGATTCAGAAGTAGAAGTACCGTCGGTAGAGTCATCCGTGGTGATGTCATCGACGTCGGTGGTGACATTATTGTTCTCTTCTAATTCGGTGAGAGCTTTAAGCAAAGCTTTTCTGATGTAGGGGTCGAGGCGCACCGATGGTTTTATTCCTATGATGTTGTCATTGATAGCGTCTGTTGTGGGGTCCTGCGCTGACGCTATTGCAAATAGCGCGACGAGCAAGAAAGCCGGCACCTGGAAACATAAAAAACATGTATTAGATACAGATACTTCTGGGGCCTGATTTCGGTATATAAGACAGGCAATACACGCATGTCATATTTTATGGGACAGTGTGCCATCGGAAAGAGTTATGTCGGTAAGTCGGCAATCCATTTGCGTTGGCGTGTCGCGATTATGCTAGCTCTACCTACTTCCACGTTTCCACGATCCTAATGTTTTTAGATGTGTTCGGTTACATTGTTCTTGTAATGTGAAACAATAGGCATTTTCTTGCAGGGCGTTACACAACTGATGAGACTGCCTGCGCGTTAATGCGAATGTATGACAATTTCGATTATCTCACTAGTTACCCGTGTCAGATGTCGTGTTTTAGACAGATATTGTAATAATTTCGTAAATGGGTCAAGTCAAGTCATCAGTGAACATggacaataattaattaaataatcttCAAGGTTTTATAGGACAGTTCCGAACATCATTAATAATGTGAGATTTCTCTAGCTCTGGGAAGCGACGGTGCAGGTCATTTATCAACTTCGGGTGGTTGTTTGTGAGGTAAGTATTGTTGGCGCGCGTACGACGCACACGAGCAGTAGTCGTTATATTCTTATCGCTTATCAAACTCAGTCGACTGTTCGACTCGCAGACCGAGGGTCTtccaggatgactcacgttagacggGGCCGTGTCCttgccggagcttcgttttctatggaaagcaccacgtgatcaccaatcatccgtcatagaaaatgacgtgtcggaccCTCGGCCCGggctcggcccggtctagcgtgagtcatcctaaaggcagataacgaaatctCGATTTTAGATTTTTGCGGTAGGCTCTCAGTTTATTTGTGACCCTTTAGTCATAACACTCACAGTGGGTGTATGCAAATTGCAAACGCGTTCGTAACGCATTCTACACCTCATTACCCTACTTTGGCTTCCGGTAAGGAAGAATGTATTAATCTCTCCGTATACTTAATATTTATCGAGCgtaaagttttatattttctcACAGACGAATATCTGGGTAAAAGTGTGTGCAGCTAGGTTTAGACGTCAATATTTGCCTAATACAAGTGCTTCGCTGTTAATCGAACGTAACCCACAAATGAAATAGTGAAATAGTAATCTAAACAAAGACTGATGAACCAACTAACAAAAACCATGAGATTTTGCTCTAACATATTTACAATAAGAAAatgcaaataaaattatatttctatATACGGTTTTTTTTGTCCAAAAACTTTACAATCTTTTCTACTGGCTATTTTTATCGTAATTGCCAATCctatttatcaaaaaaaatcttcatttaaatatttaataaacaagtGAACGATGAGCCGCAACAAAGAAAGTTAAACAATTAATTGGTCATTCATTGATCGCACTTTTATTAAAATCCAAATGAGTCAGCACATTTTAGTGTTGTCGAAGCGTCTACTGTTAATGGGATAGTGATCAGTGTGATGAAATGTCAGACGCGATTGCCAATACTTTCCCGGCAGCGAAAGGGTCAGGAAAGTTATTTGCGGTGCTTTATGAGCGGTCTATTGTCTGAGTGCTTGAGCTGCTATTCCGGTAGCTAACCGAAATTAGTGTCTCAGGTGGGCCAGTTACGTGTGGCTTCGAGCGAGAGCCATATATAACTGTATAGGTATATGCGCAGAGATACGACCAGACCAGACTAACTGTATCCATTCGATGCGTTCCTCATGAACAGTGTAGATTCACAATTCTACTTGATTCTTCTTTTACAATAGTAGCTAGATATCGGCTTCATAATAAGGCAAGTAATATAGGTATCTATAATAGGTTTCACTACACCACTTATGGACATATAATGTTGCAGTTTTCGACTAGATTGCATCAATGGCGGGGGGTCAAAAAGTAACAATTACATCACGTCGATAACACCTGCTGACGTCAAGCGAACGTAAAAgctcccaaaatcataattatgGACCTGAGACCTCGCTAATTCGAGTCTACAACGAGGACATAATTATATGGATGTTGACAGTCTTTAACATTTCCCTATCTCCGAGATGATCGATCAATAACCAAAGTTTATATTATACTGGAAGCTTAAGCCGGCACAGATGCAGCTAAGCGGTAGGAATGAGCCACCGTGTCAGTCTACTGACACGGTGGCGCGGGCTTTTACAAAGCGTTATCGCAGACCATCATGTATCGGAGTTATGAGAAACTCTTTAAGGTTAATTAATCTTTCAACTACTTACCTAAATGAAATGGTCTTGAGAGCGAGATGTAGTAGTGATAacgatacaaaaatattttaaatacttttgacggGTTTCTAAGTTATTTTTGGTCCTCTTCTCTCTCTCTTGACCTCAATTAAAGTTAGTGATccattataaaatatttgaattaaTTAGTTATTGCTTACCTATATTTATCTACGTaagcattgaaataaaacattgaggAGTTCTACTAAACTATAAacctatacctaaataaatagtaaagctGAACTGCACAGATATAGCAAATATCTATTTTCTATATATgacgttattttattttatttaaacttgggAAACAAACAGGCAAAATAGTACAAGATAATTAATTTAGACAATACATagccaaaacagtttccacttATTAACTAATAACATTTATGTTTGCTCAGAAAGGACTTAACTTTTAGGTCATTACAAcgcatattatttttaaaattaatgcattacatattatattatgtacataacaGAAACAGAGTATATcctaaaacttaaaaatgtatgtctactattttattttttatttttttattatctatgaaaagggacctaattgtcgatggcgcttacgccattattaacgatgctcggaTATAAAttgcaatgccgcgcgacgttgtgcggcgtaagcgccatcgacaataaggtccctttttatagataatgccccatatttaattaaccttGATACAAAATAATCActttcaaaaattaaattacaccGATGCCTGCTTTTTCTTTaagattattattaaaatgaagTATCGCAATAGTTATCCATACTCATAATTATAGAAGAAGTGTCCATTGCAAAAGCGATGGTCGCAGGCGACGCTTTCACCGCGCGATACGCTGGTAAATGTCAATACCGATATAATGTGTGGACGCACCCACGGCGTGCCGTATTATTTAACCATACAAGTGACACAATGGCTCCGCCCAGCGAATTGGGGCAGACTTTTCTAAATGGTTGGCTTTATTGATAGTGACATACAACGGATACAACTACTAACGTTTGCATACCGGTTGTGACTGCAGCAGCGTTAAAGCATTGGGAAACAGGCGATGAAACTGCCAATTTCTGTTCGTGCCGTACTGCTGTCGCGATTCAAATATTCAACTTTATCCCTAACTTGAACAAGGATATTGATAGTGACCCCGCCCGTATCCCGCTAATGCAATACCTACTTTCAAAACCGGAATGAAACATTAAGAGTTATGAGGGATTATAGGGTGTTCTACTCGCCAGTAACTTGCCCCTCACTTTCGGAATAAGGCCCatgaatatatacctatgtatgcaTCGCAGCCTGCAAAATATTTTGATCCGGCGTGCAGATTGCAAGtctacatacttaattataaactaccGTAGTAATAGAATGACCCGGTGACATCGTTACATGCGACCTTCGACGCAATTAAAATGTTTACATAATCGCGAGGGCGGAGGGCATGCCGGGGGCGTGTGCTATATGAGATGACGGCGTAATACAACTTATGCCCTTAGGCATAGACTGATTATATGTGGATGCAGTTGACATACATGTTGAAGCTGAGAATAAAATTGGACGATAAAATACACATTTACATGTAATATTACAAGTAATAAAAACTGgaggctctgtgagctgtagcaTTCGCAAACCCCTATGGCTTCGtcataaaaaaaactgaaaagaCAACGAAATCCATATAATTTTAGGTATCAAACCTGCTCTCAAAATTTCACGacatcggttgagaaatgcgacctggggcccgtttttcaaaatcttgtaacttgtaatacaagtggaagtccctttctatcaaaagctatcaaaaagtgacatccgcttgtattacctacaagttataagcttttgagaaacgggccccagtaggAGGAGTGGAGGGTGGTGGAGGTACCATTTGACCGTAGTTCTGTAGAAAGCgaccaactttttatttttgtcaaagtgACTTACACCCTAACTCAGTGGCTTTGGTCGCTTTctgcatttataaaaaaaattagttggtcgttttctgcataactacggtcatttttgcccaagctgaaatgtAGACGCTTCGCGGTCGATTAGTCAATAATGTTGCAATTTATTTCAACGAACATCACTGTGCATTACGCGCTCTGGCAAATTTAGAATCTTTCTAACCAATAATCAATACGTTTTTAGTCTGATTCCAACACTTCATTATCACATTCGAGAAATGACCCCCGGAGCGAGCATCCTTTACGCAAGCTCAACAAGTTCAGatgaa
This portion of the Cydia amplana chromosome 7, ilCydAmpl1.1, whole genome shotgun sequence genome encodes:
- the LOC134649554 gene encoding transcription factor SPT20 homolog, encoding MRLVPAFLLVALFAIASAQDPTTDAINDNIIGIKPSVRLDPYIRKALLKALTELEENNNVTTDVDDITTDDSTDGTSTSESELLQTGDATENSPTQNPENIQIHSFIVNGQSAFANSTNVSPTFIDNNFSILSTTAGNVENQVTATLPTQSPQNEIFQTRESGLSLQHVRSVQETSTSDNTITSASTLNSKPTTPTTTTTTTTTTTTTTTPKPTHNQDGENIEDVDKRDVQVFQAPLVAAFTVHQDAQGLPKKVVPIFQQQNIGNNVTPLSSTTLTTGIPAPQIVPQPTSNQINPNFFINQQLALQKQLEEKQRILEEQLRQLQIQQRQQEEALRKQQFLFKQKQQLQQAQSQQQIVLEQQRIQAVNPGINFQGLPQPNPPNQFFNQNQGLRPQSSQVSIQASVPLEQVNNVNVQQQLPNREAVDFLLHLRNNQPEQFPLQENHVPIGITNFLQPNFQQGHNFNQIRPDDQFRQKGNRVFRQESGVGNFGFNNFQQQQQFNRFNSFNFAPNNRFVPLTRQNQFNPNDIELKQLLFQTGLNARSPEDLNIVSKVLSLNHGVPINNNVSNRLSFDSRRQVRA